A DNA window from Mucilaginibacter xinganensis contains the following coding sequences:
- a CDS encoding TonB-dependent receptor has product MKLTFVFCMCALLHVTAATYGQNITLKVKNVSFEQLLEDLSHQSGYHFLYDEQLINQGSRVTIDVKNKPLDKVLVESFADQPFTYVIKNQNVIITIKNKINPSTLSVPATITVTGQVNDEKAQPLPGVSIKVKGTTLGTVTGTDGKYTISGVKTDAVLVFSFIGYSSKEIPVAGQTSLDVALAPQTGTLNDVVVVGYGTQKKATLTGSVSAVKGEDLTQAPVASTINTLAGRLPGLVSLQSTGQPGADQAVISIRGFGQALWIVDGVESNFNNIDPNQIESLSILKDGAASIYGARAGNGVILVTTKHGKEGKPDITFNSSYSLQGNTLMSKPVNSAQYAEITNLFYTNQGKPAPYTPEQIQKYNAGGDPAYPNTNWQKVATRALAPQTQQNLSVRGGSEQIKYFGFFGYLNQSPMWKKNGGDYNRYNLQSNLDAKVNENLSVQLLLSAVSEANSQPVRGQGIGVNTLWQDLWNSLPIYPETLPDPSKYSYANGQGVGSIALVSNEDIAGYDKVNTQNMKGTFIAVYKIPAISGLSAKAFVNYDKTYSTDKNFSKPYSFYTYDYATQAYTLAGSLGSQAKLTYQESQSRNITGQFSLNYDHVFHSDHHISALALYEVIDYNTNYLLAGRDNFLTPAIEELYAGAVTTSLANSSASEMGRASYVGRFNYSYKSKYLLETTIRADASAKFQSDKRWGYFPSISLGWRLDQENFIKNLKNIDELKFRASYGSSGIDNVGDFQYLTGYQFSGQWLIGNSTQAGIASTGLANPNLTWERINIYNLATDFSFFNRKLFGTAEVFYRTLSGIPATRVLSLPNTFGAVLPAENLNSQNNRGFDFSLGTSGSAGELSYQVSANISWTRAKWKHYEQQDFTDPDQRRLYQLSGQWTDRTFGYVATGLFTNQQEIDNLKFTYPGGNAALRPGDIQFVDVNGDGKLDYRDQKQIGTGTVPEWMTGATINLKFKNFDLQSLFQGAFNYYTTVNLYHGGLNYSQAFYKNMWTESNNSADASPRISGASTNSLFNNLYFKKASYMRLKSLAIGYNLPKGMLNKANIRNARVYLAGTNLLTINPLSKYEIDPEAPNGQAGYYYPQQRTISLGLNITL; this is encoded by the coding sequence ATGAAACTAACGTTTGTTTTTTGTATGTGCGCTTTATTGCACGTTACAGCAGCTACTTACGGACAAAATATAACGTTGAAAGTTAAAAACGTTTCATTTGAGCAGTTGCTCGAAGACTTAAGCCACCAAAGCGGCTATCATTTTCTTTATGATGAACAACTGATAAACCAGGGAAGCCGGGTTACTATTGACGTAAAAAACAAGCCACTGGACAAAGTGCTGGTTGAATCTTTTGCGGACCAGCCTTTTACCTACGTCATCAAAAACCAAAATGTAATTATTACCATTAAAAACAAGATAAACCCAAGTACATTATCCGTGCCGGCTACCATTACCGTTACCGGACAGGTTAATGATGAAAAGGCCCAGCCATTACCAGGTGTAAGCATCAAGGTTAAGGGGACTACACTGGGTACCGTAACAGGAACCGATGGCAAATACACTATTTCGGGAGTAAAAACCGATGCAGTACTGGTTTTTAGCTTTATCGGCTATTCAAGTAAAGAAATACCGGTTGCCGGGCAAACCTCACTAGATGTGGCGCTCGCCCCGCAGACCGGCACACTTAACGATGTAGTAGTAGTTGGTTACGGAACGCAAAAGAAAGCCACCCTTACCGGTTCAGTATCTGCCGTTAAAGGCGAAGATTTGACCCAGGCACCCGTTGCCAGTACGATTAATACACTCGCCGGACGCCTCCCCGGCTTAGTCTCACTGCAGTCAACAGGGCAGCCGGGTGCAGATCAGGCAGTAATCAGTATCCGTGGTTTTGGCCAGGCGTTATGGATTGTAGATGGCGTTGAATCAAACTTTAATAACATTGACCCAAACCAGATAGAATCTTTAAGTATCCTTAAAGACGGAGCCGCCTCCATATACGGCGCGCGTGCCGGTAACGGTGTGATATTGGTAACAACCAAACACGGTAAAGAAGGTAAACCGGATATTACGTTTAATTCATCTTATTCCTTACAAGGTAATACGCTGATGTCAAAGCCGGTGAATTCCGCTCAGTATGCAGAGATAACCAATCTGTTTTACACCAACCAGGGAAAGCCCGCGCCGTACACGCCTGAACAAATTCAGAAATACAATGCAGGTGGCGATCCCGCTTATCCAAACACCAACTGGCAAAAAGTTGCAACCCGGGCCCTGGCACCGCAAACGCAGCAAAATTTGTCTGTTAGAGGCGGCAGTGAGCAAATCAAATATTTTGGGTTTTTCGGCTATCTTAACCAATCTCCCATGTGGAAGAAAAATGGCGGCGACTACAACAGGTACAATCTGCAATCAAATTTAGATGCGAAAGTTAATGAGAATCTATCTGTTCAACTATTGCTTTCAGCAGTAAGCGAGGCTAATTCGCAGCCGGTACGTGGCCAGGGCATAGGCGTTAACACGCTGTGGCAGGATTTGTGGAACTCCTTACCTATCTATCCTGAAACGTTACCTGATCCCAGCAAATATTCTTACGCCAACGGGCAGGGAGTGGGCAGTATCGCGCTTGTTTCAAACGAAGATATAGCCGGTTACGACAAAGTGAACACACAAAACATGAAGGGTACTTTTATTGCTGTTTATAAGATACCTGCCATTAGCGGCCTAAGTGCTAAGGCTTTTGTAAATTATGATAAGACGTACTCCACCGACAAAAACTTTTCAAAGCCTTATAGTTTTTACACCTACGACTATGCAACACAGGCCTACACCCTGGCCGGCTCACTTGGTTCACAGGCTAAACTAACTTACCAGGAATCGCAATCCCGCAACATCACCGGGCAATTCTCATTGAACTATGACCATGTGTTTCATAGTGACCACCATATTTCGGCACTTGCGCTTTACGAAGTGATTGATTACAATACTAACTATCTGTTAGCCGGACGGGACAATTTTTTAACGCCCGCTATTGAGGAGTTATACGCAGGCGCGGTTACCACAAGTCTGGCCAACAGTTCAGCCTCTGAAATGGGGCGCGCGAGTTATGTAGGCCGCTTCAATTATTCTTACAAAAGCAAGTACCTCCTTGAAACAACGATCAGGGCGGATGCATCTGCGAAATTCCAATCCGATAAAAGATGGGGATACTTTCCAAGTATTTCATTGGGCTGGAGGCTTGACCAGGAAAATTTTATCAAGAACCTAAAAAACATTGACGAACTGAAGTTTAGGGCAAGCTATGGCAGTTCAGGAATTGATAACGTAGGTGATTTTCAATACCTTACCGGCTATCAGTTTAGCGGCCAATGGCTTATTGGCAATAGCACACAGGCTGGCATCGCATCTACCGGACTTGCCAATCCAAACCTTACCTGGGAACGAATAAATATTTACAACCTGGCTACCGACTTTTCATTTTTCAATAGAAAATTGTTCGGTACCGCTGAAGTGTTTTACCGAACCCTTTCGGGAATTCCAGCCACAAGAGTATTATCGCTACCAAATACATTCGGTGCCGTACTGCCGGCAGAAAACCTGAATAGCCAAAACAATCGCGGTTTCGACTTCAGTTTGGGTACCAGCGGAAGTGCGGGAGAATTAAGCTACCAGGTAAGTGCAAATATTTCATGGACGCGCGCAAAATGGAAGCATTATGAGCAGCAGGATTTTACCGATCCGGACCAGCGGAGACTTTATCAACTGTCCGGACAATGGACAGACCGCACTTTTGGCTACGTAGCTACCGGGCTGTTTACCAACCAGCAGGAAATAGATAACCTGAAATTCACTTATCCCGGTGGAAATGCGGCCTTACGACCGGGTGATATTCAATTTGTGGATGTAAATGGCGATGGAAAGTTGGATTATCGTGATCAAAAGCAAATAGGAACCGGTACTGTGCCGGAATGGATGACCGGTGCCACCATAAATCTTAAATTTAAGAACTTCGACCTGCAATCTCTTTTTCAAGGTGCCTTTAATTACTACACCACGGTTAATTTATACCATGGGGGCCTAAATTATTCGCAGGCCTTTTATAAAAATATGTGGACGGAAAGTAACAATTCGGCCGATGCTAGCCCAAGAATTTCAGGCGCCAGCACCAATAGCCTGTTTAATAACCTTTACTTTAAAAAGGCAAGCTATATGCGCTTAAAGAGCCTGGCCATAGGTTATAACCTGCCAAAAGGCATGTTAAACAAAGCAAATATCCGCAACGCGAGAGTTTACCTTGCAGGTACTAATTTATTGACCATTAATCCGCTTTCAAAATATGAAATTGATCCTGAAGCCCCGAATGGCCAGGCAGGATATTATTACCCGCAACAGCGGACAATTTCATTAGGATTAAACATTACTTTATAA
- a CDS encoding RagB/SusD family nutrient uptake outer membrane protein, translating into MKKVISLIILISFAACYSCNKEVLNKQPLNIISDADVFKDPALINAYLTQVYYDMPVLGNDCNASGSFDGDGSWHAFDINDVSDESFPQFRDWNPSNAFTYKYGNLNINGGLLDWWGYNTIREINQFLAKLPASPLPADQVKSKLAEARFLRAFCYFSMVKRYGGIPLITAVQDISEPQSALFPARDTEQKVYDFIISEIDACASDLPEVAAGDNLGRPSKYAALALKSRAALYAGSIAQFGTVQLNGVVGIPASAAKTYYQASYDASQAIIKSGKYALYNLDANKSTNFRNIFLVKNNSEVIFAKRHDNVNEATGGNGWGVDFFNCPRPQAWGRGLYEQAYLELAESFEHTDGTPGALDRTAVESKIMSTEELWANRDPRFYATFYTQNTSWKGNKLDFHAGIRRPDGSIITSGAYNGIAATGDQDYQGTGIGVLKYLDESHDNMAGANSGWATSAQDWLIFRYAEILLNNAEAAFELGNTTDALGSINQIRSRAGIALLGSVTRDQIHHERKVELAFEGQRYWDVRRWRTAVNDLSVRWSGIRYILDGATGKYQIQIIKNVDGTSNIPQFRAENYYLPLTVGRTSNNKNLVENPGY; encoded by the coding sequence ATGAAAAAAGTTATTTCACTGATCATACTGATCAGCTTTGCTGCATGTTATTCCTGTAATAAGGAAGTTTTAAACAAACAACCCCTTAATATCATATCAGATGCTGACGTTTTCAAAGATCCTGCATTGATTAATGCTTATCTAACCCAGGTTTATTACGACATGCCTGTTTTGGGAAATGATTGTAACGCGAGTGGTTCTTTTGATGGCGACGGAAGCTGGCATGCCTTTGATATCAACGACGTTTCTGACGAAAGCTTCCCACAATTCAGAGATTGGAACCCAAGTAACGCATTTACCTATAAATACGGCAATTTAAATATTAACGGCGGTTTACTGGATTGGTGGGGATACAATACCATACGTGAAATCAACCAATTCCTGGCAAAATTACCGGCTTCTCCCCTTCCGGCAGACCAGGTAAAATCAAAACTGGCCGAGGCCCGGTTCCTGAGGGCATTCTGTTACTTTTCTATGGTTAAAAGGTATGGTGGCATTCCATTGATCACCGCTGTTCAGGATATCAGCGAGCCGCAATCAGCACTTTTTCCGGCAAGGGATACCGAGCAAAAAGTTTATGATTTTATCATTTCAGAAATTGATGCATGTGCCAGTGATTTACCCGAAGTGGCTGCCGGCGATAATTTAGGAAGGCCTTCAAAATATGCTGCCCTTGCTTTAAAAAGCCGCGCAGCATTGTATGCGGGAAGTATCGCCCAGTTTGGTACAGTTCAGTTAAATGGAGTGGTAGGCATACCCGCATCAGCAGCTAAAACCTATTATCAGGCGTCATACGATGCGTCGCAGGCCATCATTAAAAGCGGCAAATATGCACTTTACAATCTCGACGCCAATAAATCGACTAATTTTAGAAATATCTTTTTGGTTAAAAACAATAGCGAAGTAATTTTTGCCAAACGCCACGACAATGTGAATGAAGCTACCGGCGGCAACGGCTGGGGCGTTGACTTTTTCAATTGTCCAAGGCCGCAAGCCTGGGGCCGTGGCCTGTATGAGCAGGCTTACCTTGAACTGGCCGAGTCCTTTGAGCATACAGACGGCACCCCTGGGGCCTTAGACCGAACAGCTGTGGAAAGTAAAATAATGTCGACAGAAGAGCTGTGGGCCAACAGGGACCCCCGCTTTTATGCTACCTTTTACACACAGAATACAAGCTGGAAAGGAAACAAGCTCGATTTTCATGCGGGTATCCGCCGCCCTGACGGGTCAATTATAACAAGCGGCGCGTATAATGGTATAGCTGCCACCGGCGACCAGGATTACCAGGGAACCGGGATTGGCGTTTTGAAGTATTTAGACGAAAGCCACGATAATATGGCCGGGGCCAACAGCGGCTGGGCAACTTCAGCCCAGGACTGGCTGATTTTCAGGTATGCCGAAATTCTGCTAAACAATGCAGAGGCTGCGTTCGAATTGGGAAATACAACTGACGCCCTCGGTTCTATTAACCAAATCAGGAGCCGGGCAGGGATAGCGCTCTTAGGAAGCGTAACACGGGATCAAATCCATCATGAACGCAAGGTTGAACTTGCTTTTGAGGGCCAACGCTACTGGGACGTGCGCAGGTGGCGTACAGCTGTTAATGATTTATCCGTTCGCTGGTCGGGGATCCGTTACATTCTTGACGGCGCCACAGGAAAATATCAAATACAAATTATTAAGAACGTGGATGGTACATCAAACATCCCGCAGTTCAGGGCAGAAAATTATTATTTACCATTAACTGTTGGCAGAACATCCAATAATAAAAATCTGGTTGAAAACCCCGGGTATTAA